In the genome of Halictus rubicundus isolate RS-2024b chromosome 9, iyHalRubi1_principal, whole genome shotgun sequence, one region contains:
- the LOC143357001 gene encoding pickpocket protein 19-like has product MFDRFQEAPTSIGIDSMHHRISSVPFPSVTLCPNDRVDWNKLVELEKLIFPNNTDHQTLKTFRDVMVQLSVISFGDFQVFEFLKLRRLDGLTELNVTDVLLRVVPSCSQLLVHCWWRNSFRDCCEIFELQKTEYGFCYSFNSQLAETVNRRKYHGYHEQRPRRATSYGAWSGLRVTARMANVTKPPDSRESDGILFMLDDPRVWPNNGRVIPTNSLTTISFDCISGFATQSILDLDESRAPCRHKPEMLYAQDTCISFCKQNHTIEQCGCNPSFMFPATSSRECNISDFLCLSDHNDLYRDNVFTEEEEADDKDAVVCNCPPGCDYNIYTPHLAAVRMYQSLDITLDVHFSSQTNFRYKMDLVYTRLNFLVSFGGIIGLFLGGSLISAIELLYYLTVMVFSYLASCRPDEHARSRRKKLCDPPPSLFALPIPDYGPVKPRPRRLPILVNYAPVKSNLNRY; this is encoded by the exons ATGTTCGATCGGTTTCAGGAGGCGCCGACGTCCATCGGGATCGATTCGATGCATCACAGGATATCCAGCGTCCCGTTCCCGAGCGTCACTCTCTGTCCGAACGATCGCGTCGATTGGAACAAGCTGGTCGAGCTCGAGAAACTGATTTTTCCGAATAATACCGATCATCAGACCCTGAAGACCTTCCGGGACGTCATGGTGCAGCTTTCCGTCATCAGCTTCGGCGATTTTCAAGTGTTCGAGTTTTTGAAGCTTCGACGCCTCGACGGACTGACTG AATTGAACGTGACAGACGTACTGCTGAGAGTAGTGCCCAGCTGCTCCCAGCTGTTGGTGCACTGCTGGTGGCGAAACTCGTTCCGCGACTGCTGCGAGATCTTCGAGCTTCAGAAGACCGAGTACGGGTTTTGCTACTCGTTCAATTCTCAGCTGGCGGAGACGGTGAACCGACGGAAGTACCATGGCTACCATGAGCAACGTCCCCGCAGAGCGACCAGCTATGGTGCCTGGAGCGGCCTCAGGGTCACCGCTCGAATGGCGAACGTGACCAAGCCACCGGATTCGC GCGAGTCGGACGGTATTTTATTCATGCTGGACGACCCGAGAGTGTGGCCGAACAACGGACGAGTGATCCCGACGAACTCTCTGACCACCATATCGTTCGATTGCATCTCTGGTTTCGCGACTCAATCGATTCTGGACTTGGACGAGAGCAGGGCACCTTGCAGACACAAGCCCGAGATGCTGTACGCTCAGGACACCTGCATATCGTTTTGCAAGCAGAACCATACCATCGAACAGTGCGGGTGCAATCCGTCCTTCATGTTTCCAGCGA CCTCGAGTCGCGAATGCAACATATCCGATTTTCTCTGCCTGTCCGATCACAACG ACCTGTATAGAGATAATGTCTTCACGGAAGAGGAAGAGGCGGACGACAAGGATGCAGTGGTCTGCAACTGTCCGCCAGGCTGCGACTATAACATCTACACGCCCCACTTGGCAGCGGTGAGGATGTACCAGTCGCTGGACATCACGCTGGACGTCCATTTCTCCAGCCAGACGAACTTCCGCTACAAGATGGACCTGGTCTACACTCGCCTCAATTTTCTCG TGTCTTTCGGCGGGATAATCGGCTTGTTTCTCGGCGGCTCGTTGATCAGCGCGATCGAGCTCCTCTACTACCTGACGGTTATGGTGTTCTCTTACCTGGCCTCGTGTCGTCCCGACGAGCATGCTCGATCTAGAAGGAAGAAGCTCTGCGATCCTCCTCCGTCGCTGTTCGCATTGCCCATTCCGGATTACGGCCCAGTAAAACCGAGACCGAGGAGGCTCCCGATTTTAGTGAATTACGCCCCGGTGAAATCGAATTTGAACAGATACTGA